A single Cyprinus carpio isolate SPL01 chromosome A6, ASM1834038v1, whole genome shotgun sequence DNA region contains:
- the si:ch73-389b16.1 gene encoding uncharacterized protein si:ch73-389b16.1 produces the protein MSKCKKELSERERELSERERERLLIRRASGANASQLAHMEKMLQETKGLLEKKTETDSESKACGDTMVSDLEQKVQRSKRDRRNSLHRTQLLESQMKTVRGELVGTLDHLQELRNILRRSQQNAEERDAAMQKLAAGLR, from the exons ATGAGTAAGTGTAAGAAAGagttgagtgagagagagagagagttgagtgagagagagagagaacggctGCTCATCCGCAGGGCCAGCGGAGCCAACGCCTCTCAGCTGGCTCATATGGAaaagatgctacaagaaaccAAAGGCCTGCTGGAGAAGAAGACAGAGACGGATTCAGAAAGCAAAGCCTGTGGGGACACTATGG TGTCTGATCTGGAGCAGAAGGTCCAGCGCAGCAAGCGAGACCGTCGTAACTCTCTCCACCGCACACAGCTGCTGGAGAGTCAGATGAAGACGGTTCGCGGCGAGCTGGTTGGCACGCTTGACCACCTGCAGGAGCTGCGCAACATACTGCGACGCTCGCAGCAGAACGCAGAAGAGCGGGACGCAGCCATGCAAAAACTAGCTGCAGGGCTGAGGTGA